The sequence below is a genomic window from Anaerolineales bacterium.
GCAATCATGGCCGACCGATTCGACGGCCCACATTATTCCAGGCTGCTCGATCTGCTCGAGTATGCCACAGAAAAAGACCTGGACGTCATCGCCATCCGGCGCCACGACATCGGGGCCAATCTGGATGATTTTGATTGAACATACGATAAGCGTTGATTTGCTGGTAATTTATAATAGCTTTTAGGGGAAAAGTCACCGGACTGTTCACGGAACTCAAAGCTTTATAATCCCATTATTCATTGTTCGACAAATGACCCGTACCCAAAAGCGCAGCTTCACAAACAATGGCCCTGGCGGCGAGACCAACACAAATTCTGCACCCAGGCTTTGAAGCTGATTGATCAGAGGCAGTCGAAAATTATTCAGGTACCAATCGGTGTTAGCTGAGAGAATTATCTTTATGTTTTCCTTCTGAATGCTTGTAGAGACTTCACCTATAGGTTTTCGCGTTGTCTCTCTTGTTTCACCTTGTTCCATGAAATGGCGTATATCACGGTAGACTGGAGATCTGAAGAAACGAAAGGAGCTCTGCAGGTGCCAAAGCAAGAATTTATTGATTCCTCGGCTTTGGTGTCGTCCTTCGTGGAAGATCCGAACGTTCGTGTCGACGCCGATTTTATAACCCGCCAACGTTGCCCGACTGCAGAAATCAACATCTTCGAAATACATACGAAACCTATCGTCGAAACCTCCGAGCTCTCGAAAAACATCCGCAGTCAACAACATGAAAGTCCCGGCGATCCAATCCGGATAGACAAGATCGCCACGCTCGAACTGTGTAGGCTGATCACGTTGACGCAGAATACGACGCAGGAAAAGGGTCCCCGGTGATGGCATATCTCGAAACGAATCTTGTGGCTGACCCATAGAATCCACAGCCAGTGGGGCAACAATATCACAGAAACCAGCCGCAATCTTTTCCAATAAAGTCAGAAACAAGGGCTCTACCCAACAAACGTCCGGATTAAGGATGCAAAAATAATCTCCACTCGCATGTTGAAATGCCTGATTCTGATTTCGTGCGAAGCCTTGAGATGAGCGGTTGACGATACGTTTAATAGGTGCACCAACCGCCTCTTCGTCGATTTCAACACTATCGCGAACATCTTCCGTGATTAGTATTTCACATTCAGAAAGCGATTCACATGCCGCCAAACTCGCCAACAAGCGGTTAACGAGCGCATTCTGCTCGTGGCTTACGATCGAGATCGAGATCATTCAGCTTCCCCCATCCTGCCGCGCAGGCCATCCAGTAATCCTCGCCAGATAGCGCGCAATTTCTCTAATCGGTTATCTTCCGTCAACAACATCCGGACCAACGTGTACCCGGAAGCAACGATCTCATACGTGAACCAATGCGGAAAACGAATGGCATACATTCGTATCATGACAATGCGATTTCGGCTGATAGTATACCAGCGCTGCGGAGGATGGAAGGTGGGATACAACCGCAACTTCCCTACTCGAACTTCCCGTCGATTTCCCAGAACATGA
It includes:
- a CDS encoding glycosyltransferase, yielding MISISIVSHEQNALVNRLLASLAACESLSECEILITEDVRDSVEIDEEAVGAPIKRIVNRSSQGFARNQNQAFQHASGDYFCILNPDVCWVEPLFLTLLEKIAAGFCDIVAPLAVDSMGQPQDSFRDMPSPGTLFLRRILRQRDQPTQFERGDLVYPDWIAGTFMLLTADVFRELGGFDDRFRMYFEDVDFCSRATLAGYKIGVDTNVRIFHEGRHQSRGINKFLLWHLQSSFRFFRSPVYRDIRHFMEQGETRETTRKPIGEVSTSIQKENIKIILSANTDWYLNNFRLPLINQLQSLGAEFVLVSPPGPLFVKLRFWVRVICRTMNNGIIKL